Proteins from a genomic interval of Salinarchaeum sp. Harcht-Bsk1:
- a CDS encoding pyruvoyl-dependent arginine decarboxylase, translated as MQPIRIVWGTGRGPTALAAYDAALAEASVHDYNLVRLSSVIPDGPAIEEVGEAPDLGPAGEGLHVVEASARGDSGPQSAVLAWARSPEGPGVFYEAGASEPADVVQAEAKAGIESGLDLRDREYGEPQFRTVSIDADSAEGYAAAVAIAAYGESEPLL; from the coding sequence ATGCAGCCGATCCGGATCGTCTGGGGTACCGGGCGGGGGCCCACCGCGCTTGCGGCCTACGACGCCGCCCTCGCCGAAGCCAGCGTGCACGACTACAACCTCGTGCGCCTCTCCTCGGTGATCCCCGACGGTCCGGCGATCGAGGAGGTCGGCGAGGCGCCGGACCTCGGCCCCGCCGGCGAGGGCCTCCACGTCGTCGAGGCGAGTGCGCGGGGGGACTCCGGCCCGCAGAGCGCGGTGCTGGCCTGGGCGCGTTCGCCGGAGGGCCCGGGCGTCTTCTACGAGGCCGGCGCGTCCGAACCCGCCGACGTCGTCCAGGCCGAGGCGAAGGCCGGCATCGAATCCGGGCTCGACCTCCGGGACCGGGAGTACGGCGAGCCACAGTTCCGGACGGTGTCGATCGACGCCGACAGCGCGGAGGGGTACGCCGCCGCCGTCGCCATCGCGGCCTACGGCGAGAGCGAACCCCTGCTCTAA
- a CDS encoding DUF5811 family protein, translating into MNGNTPYAGQPGTTQAGKRANDDLVDLSSDEKRRFRQDVTRIATRTREFLPDEYAIDADISHSAGGPQGRVAVQPPVGHPVTAGFTPNEEDFDAENVVDDEDVGEVARGLAASAALQVKQAVANNVTPTAR; encoded by the coding sequence ATGAACGGAAACACGCCGTACGCCGGACAGCCGGGCACCACCCAGGCCGGCAAGCGTGCCAACGACGATCTCGTCGATCTCTCCAGTGACGAGAAGCGGCGATTCCGTCAGGACGTGACCCGCATCGCCACCCGCACCCGGGAGTTCCTCCCCGACGAGTACGCCATCGACGCCGACATCAGCCACAGCGCTGGCGGTCCGCAGGGCCGCGTCGCGGTCCAGCCGCCCGTCGGCCATCCCGTGACCGCGGGCTTCACCCCGAACGAGGAGGACTTCGACGCCGAGAACGTCGTCGACGACGAGGACGTCGGCGAGGTCGCCCGTGGGCTGGCGGCATCCGCGGCGCTCCAGGTCAAGCAGGCCGTCGCGAACAACGTGACGCCGACCGCTCGGTAA